One genomic window of Bacillus marinisedimentorum includes the following:
- the glgB gene encoding 1,4-alpha-glucan branching protein GlgB — translation MQSVMPSQEDIYLFHEGTLYESWKMMGSHILDAEGTEGVRFVVWAPHAKEAAVVGDFNSWDGTGHKMDRISGGLWMLFIPGLTEGELYKYELITEQNERILKADPYAFFAEKKPDTASVVYGLEGYDWQDRNWIKERKQKPVYEKPVLIYEVHPGTWKKTPEGTHYTYRELADELIPYVKELGYTHIEMLPIAEHPFDGSWGYQLTGYFAVTSRYGTPKDFMYFVDRCHQEAIGVILDWVPAHFCKDAHGLGRFDGTPLYEPADERRGERANWGTYNFDYSKPEVRSFLISNALFWMEMFHIDGMRVDAVSYMIYLNHGSDAQLMLKNEFGGDENLEAIAFLKQLNKAVFGRFPYTLMAAEEATDWKGVTSPVHEGGLGFNYKWNMGWMNDILHYMDYHPDHRSEIHNQLTFSFSYTYTENYILPFSHDEVVHGKKSLLDKMPGDYWQKFANLRLLFSYMMAHPGKKLLFMGGELAQFAEWKDKEQLDWHLLDYDYHYKFHRFVRSLNHFYTGASSIWRLDHEPDGLQWINADDAEKSVLSFIRKGKRKGDYTIHLFNFSANVHEDYRIGVPSRGSYTEVFNSDLEEYGGSGLHNPTIPTMKAEYRDFSYSIAIKLPPLAAVVLKKQPSRPKPHKQKPKTTRKG, via the coding sequence ATGCAATCAGTGATGCCATCGCAAGAAGATATTTACTTATTTCATGAAGGAACACTTTACGAAAGCTGGAAAATGATGGGGTCCCATATCCTGGACGCGGAAGGGACAGAAGGTGTGCGGTTCGTCGTTTGGGCACCACATGCGAAAGAGGCCGCGGTCGTCGGAGATTTCAACAGCTGGGACGGCACGGGGCATAAAATGGATCGGATCAGCGGCGGATTATGGATGCTGTTCATTCCCGGCCTCACGGAAGGTGAGCTTTATAAATACGAATTGATCACAGAACAGAACGAGCGGATCCTGAAGGCCGATCCATATGCTTTCTTTGCCGAAAAAAAGCCCGATACAGCATCCGTGGTATACGGTCTTGAGGGTTATGATTGGCAGGACCGGAACTGGATCAAAGAGAGAAAACAGAAACCGGTTTATGAAAAACCTGTCCTTATTTATGAGGTCCATCCGGGCACGTGGAAAAAAACGCCCGAGGGAACCCACTATACATACCGCGAACTGGCAGATGAACTCATTCCTTATGTGAAAGAACTCGGATATACCCATATTGAAATGCTGCCGATTGCCGAGCATCCGTTTGACGGTTCCTGGGGTTATCAGCTTACCGGGTATTTCGCTGTGACGAGCCGCTATGGAACACCGAAGGATTTCATGTACTTTGTGGACCGCTGCCATCAGGAGGCGATCGGCGTAATCCTTGACTGGGTGCCCGCCCATTTCTGTAAAGACGCACACGGGCTTGGCCGATTCGACGGAACACCGCTTTATGAGCCTGCGGATGAAAGACGTGGGGAAAGGGCGAACTGGGGAACGTACAACTTCGATTACAGCAAACCGGAAGTCCGGTCATTCCTCATCTCAAATGCACTATTTTGGATGGAGATGTTCCATATCGACGGCATGAGAGTTGATGCTGTTTCCTACATGATTTACCTCAACCACGGATCCGATGCACAGCTTATGCTTAAGAACGAATTCGGCGGAGATGAAAACCTTGAAGCCATTGCGTTTTTAAAACAGCTCAATAAAGCAGTATTTGGCCGGTTTCCGTATACGCTTATGGCGGCAGAGGAAGCGACTGACTGGAAAGGTGTGACATCTCCTGTCCACGAAGGCGGCCTTGGCTTCAACTACAAATGGAATATGGGATGGATGAATGATATCCTCCACTACATGGATTATCACCCTGATCATAGGAGCGAGATTCACAATCAGCTTACCTTTTCGTTTTCATATACGTACACAGAAAATTACATTTTGCCCTTTTCACATGATGAGGTTGTCCACGGGAAAAAGTCCCTTCTCGATAAGATGCCGGGAGATTACTGGCAAAAGTTTGCGAATCTGAGATTACTGTTTTCATATATGATGGCACATCCGGGAAAGAAGCTGCTTTTCATGGGCGGGGAACTGGCCCAGTTTGCTGAATGGAAAGATAAAGAACAGCTGGACTGGCATCTTCTGGATTACGATTACCATTATAAGTTCCACCGTTTTGTCCGTTCCCTTAATCACTTTTATACTGGTGCAAGCAGCATATGGAGGCTTGACCATGAGCCGGATGGGCTGCAATGGATAAATGCCGATGATGCCGAAAAATCGGTTCTCTCATTCATCAGAAAAGGGAAGCGGAAAGGTGATTACACTATACACCTCTTCAACTTTTCCGCAAACGTGCATGAGGACTATCGGATAGGGGTTCCGTCGCGCGGAAGCTATACGGAAGTTTTCAACAGTGACCTGGAGGAATACGGAGGTTCTGGCCTGCACAATCCGACCATTCCAACAATGAAGGCGGAGTACCGTGACTTTTCATACAGTATAGCCATCAAACTTCCGCCGCTCGCCGCTGTTGTTCTGAAAAAGCAGCCTTCAAGGCCGAAACCGCATAAGCAAAAACCGAAAACAACGAGAAAGGGGTAA
- a CDS encoding glycoside hydrolase family 15 protein, which translates to MKGSTLLGVLDSMRLPNGAYTASLSADYDYVWIRDVCYSVLPYLSSQCSRYEKAYYALFDMLKRYEWKIDIHTRQKPTFLYEHIHARYSKKLTEIPVEWGHAQHDAIGAFLWGVGEGVRHGKQMIRDEKDRDILQKLVAYLDCVEYWHDEDNGMWEENREVHASSVGACVAGLKAVRLLVDVPPHLIEKGQRTLDRMLPRESETKDVDLALLSLIYPYQIVSRDKAQTIIANVVDELERTYGCIRYKDDMYYNEGSEAEWCFGFPWLGLCYSFLGRQDKILEYWKKTKTVIQDNGYIPELYIGGTGKPNGNNPLAWAVALTYILHDRIKHVENYESSRRFAERQEQKADHRESV; encoded by the coding sequence ATGAAGGGATCGACCTTATTGGGTGTTCTTGACTCCATGCGGCTGCCAAACGGTGCATATACCGCAAGTTTATCCGCTGATTATGATTACGTCTGGATTCGGGACGTCTGCTATTCAGTCCTGCCGTACCTCTCATCACAATGCTCCAGATACGAAAAAGCCTATTATGCCCTTTTTGATATGCTGAAAAGGTACGAATGGAAAATCGATATTCATACGAGGCAAAAGCCGACTTTTTTATATGAGCATATTCATGCCCGCTACTCGAAAAAGCTGACAGAAATCCCAGTGGAATGGGGGCATGCCCAGCATGATGCCATCGGGGCATTTTTATGGGGCGTAGGAGAAGGGGTCCGGCACGGCAAGCAGATGATCAGAGATGAAAAAGACAGGGATATCCTGCAAAAGCTGGTGGCGTATCTGGATTGTGTGGAGTATTGGCATGACGAAGATAACGGAATGTGGGAGGAAAACCGGGAAGTCCATGCTTCAAGCGTCGGCGCATGCGTAGCGGGCCTGAAGGCGGTCCGTTTGCTTGTTGATGTGCCGCCTCATCTGATCGAAAAAGGCCAGCGCACGCTTGACAGGATGCTTCCGCGCGAAAGTGAGACAAAGGATGTCGATCTCGCCCTGCTGTCACTCATCTATCCTTATCAAATCGTTTCCCGCGACAAGGCTCAAACGATCATCGCCAATGTGGTTGATGAGCTGGAACGGACCTACGGGTGCATCCGGTATAAGGATGACATGTATTATAATGAAGGCAGCGAGGCGGAATGGTGCTTCGGCTTTCCATGGCTGGGTCTTTGCTACAGCTTTCTCGGCCGGCAGGATAAAATTCTTGAATACTGGAAGAAAACAAAAACGGTCATTCAGGACAACGGATATATACCAGAACTCTACATCGGCGGTACTGGGAAGCCAAACGGCAATAACCCGCTTGCATGGGCAGTCGCCCTCACCTATATTTTGCACGACAGAATCAAACACGTTGAAAACTATGAATCATCCCGGCGCTTTGCCGAAAGACAGGAACAAAAAGCAGACCACAGAGAATCCGTTTAA
- the argF gene encoding ornithine carbamoyltransferase, protein MAVTEKIDLTGRNFLTLKDFSPSEINYLIDLAADLKDKKKNRIQHRYLEGQNIALLFEKPSTRTRCAFTVACADLGAHPEYLGKNDIQFGKKESVEDTAIVLGRMFDGIEFRGFKHETVEGLAAHAGVPVWNGLTDQFHPTQILADFLTVKEQLGRLEGVKFVYVGDGRNNMGNSLLIGGAKVGMDIRICAPKSLWPSDEIVEYARDTAKETGAVVTLTESIDEAVKDADVIYTDVWVSMGEEDQYEERINLLRPYQVNMDMLEKTNNPAVMFLHCLPSFHDLNTEVGRDMHERFGLAELEVTDEVFRSRHSFVFDEAENRMHTIKAVMAATNADL, encoded by the coding sequence ATGGCTGTTACTGAAAAAATTGATTTGACTGGAAGAAACTTTCTCACATTGAAGGATTTTTCCCCTTCCGAAATCAACTATTTGATTGATCTTGCAGCAGATTTGAAAGATAAGAAAAAAAACCGCATCCAGCACCGCTATCTTGAAGGGCAGAACATTGCATTGCTTTTCGAAAAGCCGTCAACGAGAACGCGCTGCGCTTTTACGGTGGCCTGCGCCGATCTCGGTGCCCATCCGGAGTATCTCGGCAAAAATGATATTCAATTCGGCAAGAAAGAGTCCGTTGAAGATACAGCAATCGTTCTAGGGCGCATGTTCGATGGGATTGAGTTCCGCGGTTTCAAACACGAGACGGTTGAAGGGCTTGCCGCTCACGCCGGTGTCCCTGTATGGAACGGTTTGACAGACCAATTTCATCCGACACAGATCCTTGCCGACTTCCTGACAGTAAAAGAGCAGCTTGGCAGACTTGAGGGTGTGAAGTTCGTTTATGTCGGAGACGGCCGCAACAATATGGGCAACAGTCTGCTGATCGGCGGTGCCAAAGTTGGAATGGACATCCGGATATGTGCACCGAAAAGCCTCTGGCCGTCTGATGAAATTGTGGAGTATGCAAGAGATACAGCGAAAGAGACAGGTGCGGTGGTCACTCTGACAGAGAGCATCGATGAAGCGGTTAAAGATGCAGATGTTATCTACACGGACGTCTGGGTTTCAATGGGCGAAGAAGACCAGTATGAAGAACGGATCAACCTTTTAAGACCATATCAGGTAAATATGGACATGCTCGAAAAGACAAATAATCCAGCTGTCATGTTCCTCCATTGCCTGCCGTCTTTCCATGATTTGAATACGGAGGTCGGCCGTGACATGCATGAAAGGTTCGGTCTTGCCGAATTGGAAGTGACAGATGAAGTATTCCGCAGCCGCCACTCATTTGTGTTCGATGAAGCGGAAAACAGGATGCATACCATTAAAGCTGTCATGGCGGCCACTAACGCCGACCTGTAA
- a CDS encoding Crp/Fnr family transcriptional regulator has protein sequence MGTLVTMKWKGVSSQEGAIRLMKPENLKSLLKKFDCFSTLTEKELAVYEQYAYWRKYQKGQLLFSEGDPREKIYFLMEGYVKLHKENESATLSYNHFIGPNNVFPIEGLFSSETYIYSAKAVTDITLVYIPAALFEDLIRHNARQLVLILQSYSRTLELHEARLQLLTNATAQDRVVHIIHYLMESVGDKREDKIIINCPLTSTDLAEISGTSRKTVSDVIKQLKDNRILTFDHKTITIHKPDYLEKSAL, from the coding sequence GTGGGAACGCTTGTTACAATGAAGTGGAAAGGGGTATCAAGCCAGGAAGGAGCGATACGTCTGATGAAACCTGAGAATCTTAAAAGCTTGCTGAAAAAGTTTGATTGCTTTTCAACGCTTACAGAGAAAGAACTGGCTGTATATGAACAATACGCATATTGGCGGAAATACCAAAAAGGCCAGCTTTTATTCTCTGAAGGGGATCCGCGCGAGAAAATCTATTTTCTGATGGAAGGCTATGTGAAACTCCATAAAGAAAACGAAAGCGCGACGCTTTCCTATAACCATTTTATCGGTCCGAATAATGTGTTTCCGATCGAGGGACTGTTCTCCAGCGAAACATACATTTATTCCGCAAAAGCTGTCACTGACATCACGCTAGTTTACATTCCTGCCGCGCTTTTCGAGGATTTGATCCGCCATAACGCAAGGCAGCTTGTCCTGATCCTGCAAAGCTATTCCCGCACCCTTGAACTCCACGAAGCTAGACTTCAGCTGCTTACAAACGCAACCGCCCAGGACCGGGTCGTCCACATCATCCATTACTTGATGGAAAGTGTCGGCGACAAAAGAGAAGATAAAATTATCATCAATTGCCCGCTGACATCCACAGACCTCGCCGAGATCTCCGGAACCTCAAGAAAAACGGTGAGCGATGTCATCAAACAGCTTAAAGATAACCGCATCCTGACTTTCGATCATAAAACAATAACCATCCACAAGCCTGATTACCTTGAAAAATCTGCATTATGA
- a CDS encoding YfcC family protein, which translates to MKRFKMPTAFSILFIIIAAVALLTWVVPAGQYEYVDPEADTMEPVPGTYSGAEQNPQGIWEVLYAPIKGFFDAQDIALFVIVIGGFIAVVMKTGAIDAGIGSVVKKLKGREHIMIPILMTLFALGGTTYGMAEETIAFYPLIIPVIIAAGYDTMTAVSIVLLGAGVGVLGSTVNPFATGIASGFAGISIGDGLLLRLLILVTSLIIAIIFVMRYAQKVKADPDESLVADMRETNREHFLSEEMEGDVLAFTGKRKAVLWVFGITFFLMILAVIPWAWKFNITLFEDINNAILGIPVIGSVIGAIPPFGDWWFGELTLLFLFASIVVALIYRMNEEEFVGTFVEGAKDLLAVALIIGVSRGITVVMNDGGMTATVLHWGEETLASLGPVAFSTLTYLFYLPLSFLVPSTSGLATLSMPIMAPLGDFAGVDRNIVITAYQSASGVINIITPTSGVVMGALAIARIPYDRYLKHVWKLLIILSVVVIVLMGGAVLI; encoded by the coding sequence ATGAAACGTTTTAAAATGCCGACCGCATTCTCCATTTTATTTATTATCATTGCAGCTGTTGCACTTTTGACCTGGGTTGTACCTGCAGGGCAGTATGAATATGTAGATCCTGAAGCAGATACGATGGAACCTGTACCTGGAACATACAGCGGGGCTGAACAAAACCCGCAGGGAATCTGGGAGGTACTGTACGCTCCTATAAAAGGATTTTTTGATGCGCAGGATATCGCATTGTTCGTCATTGTCATCGGCGGATTCATTGCTGTCGTCATGAAAACGGGCGCCATCGATGCAGGGATAGGGAGTGTCGTCAAAAAACTGAAAGGTCGGGAACACATTATGATCCCGATTTTGATGACCCTGTTCGCACTCGGGGGAACGACTTACGGGATGGCTGAAGAAACGATCGCGTTTTATCCATTGATCATTCCGGTCATCATCGCTGCCGGTTATGACACGATGACAGCCGTATCAATCGTTCTGCTCGGAGCGGGGGTCGGGGTGCTCGGATCGACAGTCAATCCATTTGCAACGGGCATCGCATCAGGTTTTGCCGGTATTTCAATCGGGGACGGCCTCTTGCTGCGGCTGCTTATTCTCGTGACGAGTCTTATTATTGCGATAATCTTTGTTATGCGATATGCGCAAAAAGTGAAGGCTGATCCGGACGAATCGCTCGTAGCGGATATGAGAGAAACCAACAGGGAGCATTTTTTGAGTGAAGAAATGGAAGGGGACGTTCTCGCGTTCACCGGCAAACGGAAAGCGGTCCTCTGGGTGTTTGGCATCACCTTTTTCCTGATGATATTAGCAGTCATTCCTTGGGCGTGGAAATTCAACATTACGCTGTTTGAAGACATTAACAATGCCATTCTCGGCATCCCTGTTATCGGAAGCGTCATCGGAGCAATTCCGCCATTCGGGGATTGGTGGTTCGGCGAATTGACACTTTTATTCCTGTTCGCGTCGATTGTCGTCGCGCTGATTTACAGAATGAATGAAGAGGAATTTGTCGGAACGTTTGTTGAAGGCGCGAAAGATCTTCTGGCTGTTGCCCTTATTATCGGTGTTTCACGCGGCATTACAGTTGTCATGAATGATGGAGGCATGACGGCGACTGTGCTGCACTGGGGGGAAGAGACGCTCGCATCACTTGGACCTGTAGCATTTTCGACCTTGACTTACTTGTTCTACTTGCCGCTGTCTTTCCTTGTGCCGTCAACTTCTGGTTTGGCGACATTATCAATGCCGATTATGGCGCCGCTCGGTGATTTTGCCGGTGTAGACAGAAATATCGTCATTACTGCTTATCAGTCCGCATCAGGCGTCATTAATATAATCACTCCGACTTCCGGTGTGGTCATGGGCGCGCTTGCAATTGCGCGGATTCCTTATGACCGTTACCTGAAGCATGTGTGGAAGCTGTTGATTATCCTGTCCGTTGTCGTCATCGTCCTGATGGGTGGAGCGGTATTGATTTAG
- the arcC gene encoding carbamate kinase, translated as MKQKKIVIALGGNAIQSGDATAAAQQKALVETAKQLVKIIDDGFDIIITHGNGPQVGNLLLQQKAADSEKTPAMPLDTCGAMSQGMIGYWMQNAVDLALKQANIKKEAATIITRVVVDSKDEAFKNPTKPIGPFYGEEEARKLMTEQSLTFKEDAGRGWRRVVPSPQPVSISEASIINELVDNGHIVIGVGGGGIPVVETEEGMIGVEAVIDKDFASQKLAELVEADMLLILTAVDQVSIHFNKPDQEGLDDISPEQIRRYIDDGEFAPGSMLPKVEAAVKFAESRPGREAVITSLDKAYEALYGLAGTRIMKTAEQVS; from the coding sequence ATGAAACAGAAAAAAATAGTGATTGCACTGGGCGGCAATGCAATCCAGTCGGGGGATGCCACGGCGGCAGCCCAGCAAAAGGCACTTGTTGAAACTGCCAAACAGCTGGTGAAAATAATAGATGACGGGTTTGACATCATCATTACTCATGGAAACGGGCCGCAAGTGGGAAACCTGCTCCTTCAGCAAAAAGCGGCCGACAGCGAGAAGACACCGGCAATGCCGCTTGATACATGCGGAGCGATGAGTCAGGGGATGATCGGCTACTGGATGCAAAATGCTGTCGATCTGGCACTAAAACAGGCGAACATTAAAAAAGAAGCGGCGACAATCATTACAAGGGTTGTCGTTGACAGCAAAGATGAGGCATTCAAGAACCCTACGAAACCGATTGGCCCTTTTTACGGGGAGGAAGAGGCAAGGAAACTGATGACGGAACAATCCCTTACCTTTAAAGAGGATGCCGGCCGCGGCTGGCGCAGGGTCGTGCCGTCCCCCCAGCCGGTCAGCATCAGTGAAGCATCGATCATCAATGAACTTGTTGATAACGGCCATATTGTCATCGGTGTCGGCGGCGGAGGTATTCCGGTGGTAGAGACAGAGGAAGGTATGATCGGTGTTGAAGCTGTCATCGACAAGGACTTCGCCTCACAGAAGCTGGCTGAACTGGTAGAGGCCGACATGTTGCTCATTCTGACCGCAGTTGACCAGGTTTCCATCCATTTCAATAAGCCGGACCAGGAAGGGCTGGATGACATTTCTCCTGAACAGATCAGAAGGTATATAGATGACGGGGAATTTGCACCTGGCAGTATGCTCCCGAAAGTTGAAGCGGCTGTCAAATTCGCTGAATCCCGCCCGGGCAGGGAAGCAGTCATCACATCGCTTGATAAAGCTTATGAAGCACTTTACGGACTGGCCGGCACACGCATCATGAAAACGGCAGAGCAGGTCAGCTGA
- a CDS encoding M20 family metallopeptidase, with translation MKLLDEAKLKQSLQQIENQSIEALKELVRIPSVIGDPAPAAPFGTAIGEALTNVLELCSRLGFRTYQDPEGYYGYAEIGEGREMAGILGHLDVVPPGSIGDWDTGPFDPAEREGKLFGRGTQDDKGPVIASIFAARALMDQGVTFHKRLRFIFGTDEETLWRCMEKYKEKEEAPHMGFTPDSVFPLVYAEKGLLQVHLTAQNTSTLRISGGSAFNAVPDSIIYRGDNQERIKAELDKKGYPYNEVHDGLEVIGKAAHAQAAEKGVNAISRLAIALYNAGFDSKAIRFIAELAEDDPHAEAIFGTCEDKHSGKLKFNIGKMMLNEEFEQLSIDIRIPVTVRKEEVVEKLSSAASRFGLDYEEFDWLKSIYHPLDHPLIETLLEVYRDESGDTSSEPISSGGATYARAIDNCVAFGALFPWNEKVEHQPNEHIVLKDYRKAMHIYAKAIYKLTQG, from the coding sequence ATGAAATTGCTTGATGAAGCGAAGCTGAAGCAATCTCTCCAACAGATTGAGAATCAAAGTATAGAAGCGCTGAAAGAACTTGTCCGCATTCCCAGTGTGATTGGGGATCCGGCACCAGCGGCGCCATTCGGAACAGCGATTGGAGAAGCTTTGACGAACGTGCTGGAATTGTGCAGCCGGCTTGGGTTCAGGACATATCAGGATCCAGAAGGATATTACGGGTATGCGGAAATCGGTGAAGGACGTGAAATGGCCGGGATCCTGGGTCATCTTGATGTTGTGCCGCCAGGGAGTATTGGTGACTGGGACACCGGGCCCTTTGATCCTGCAGAACGGGAAGGAAAATTATTCGGACGCGGCACTCAGGATGATAAAGGGCCCGTCATCGCTTCAATTTTTGCCGCCCGGGCCCTAATGGATCAGGGTGTAACGTTCCATAAACGGCTTCGTTTTATTTTCGGGACAGACGAGGAGACGTTATGGCGCTGCATGGAAAAATACAAGGAAAAAGAAGAGGCTCCACATATGGGGTTCACGCCTGATTCGGTATTTCCGCTTGTATATGCGGAAAAGGGCCTGCTCCAGGTTCACTTGACAGCACAAAATACATCAACACTCCGCATCTCCGGCGGCTCAGCGTTCAACGCGGTTCCCGACAGCATCATTTACCGTGGGGACAATCAGGAACGAATCAAGGCTGAACTCGATAAGAAAGGTTACCCATACAACGAGGTACACGATGGTTTGGAGGTTATCGGAAAAGCGGCGCATGCACAGGCGGCAGAAAAAGGCGTAAATGCAATAAGCCGGCTGGCCATCGCCCTCTACAATGCGGGATTTGATTCAAAAGCAATCCGCTTCATCGCAGAACTGGCAGAAGATGATCCTCATGCCGAAGCGATTTTTGGGACTTGTGAAGATAAGCATTCCGGCAAGCTGAAGTTCAATATCGGCAAAATGATGCTCAATGAAGAATTTGAACAGCTGTCCATCGATATCCGGATACCGGTTACAGTCCGAAAGGAGGAAGTGGTTGAAAAGTTGTCCAGCGCAGCCTCGAGGTTCGGACTGGACTATGAAGAGTTCGATTGGCTGAAATCCATTTATCACCCGCTCGATCACCCGTTAATTGAAACGCTGCTGGAAGTATATCGGGATGAGAGCGGTGATACTTCATCTGAGCCGATTTCATCAGGCGGCGCAACATATGCGCGTGCCATTGATAATTGCGTTGCTTTTGGCGCCCTGTTTCCATGGAATGAGAAGGTTGAACATCAGCCGAATGAACATATCGTTTTGAAGGATTACAGGAAAGCCATGCACATATATGCCAAAGCGATTTATAAATTGACGCAGGGATAA